A single genomic interval of Selenobaculum gibii harbors:
- the nifJ gene encoding pyruvate:ferredoxin (flavodoxin) oxidoreductase: MGRKMKTMDGNAAAGYISYAFTDVAAIYPITPSSPMAEYADEMAAKGKKNIFGQTVKVIELQSEAGAAGAVHGSLQAGALTTTYTASQGLLLMIPNMYKIAGELLPAVFHVSARAIAANSLNIFGDHQDVMAARQTGCAMLAESSVQEVMDLSAVAHLAAIKGRVPFINFFDGFRTSHEIQKIEVLEYNELGKLLDMDAVEAFRKSALNPDHPVLRGTAQNPDIYFQERESVNKFYNALPEIVEEYMEKINAITGKDYHLFNYYGAKDAENIIIAMGSVCEAIEETVDYLREKGEKVGLLNVHLYRPFSIEHFFKYLPKSVKRVAVLDRTKEPGALAEPLYLDVKNAFYNTDMRPMIIGGRYALGGKDITPSHIVSIYENLKQEKPKDNFTVGIVDDVTFTSLPLPEHDIDTTPEGTAACKFWGMGSDGTVGANKSAIKIIGDNTDLYAQAYFAYDSKKSGGITISHLRFGKSPIKSPYLIHKAGFISCSQQAYVDKYDLLAGLKPNGAFLLNTSWSREELEQNLPLAMKQYIAKNKINFYTVNAVGIAQEIGLGGRFNMIMQSAFFKLANIIPIDMAVKHLKDAVITSYGNKGEKVVNMNCAAIDRGIDSLVKVEVPDSWADIKIPEMKRRNIPDFVKNILEPMNRQEGDNLPVSAFQGMEDGTFPLGTSAYEKRGAAIKVPEWIVENCIQCNQCSYVCPHATIRPALLNEEEAANAPKEMRLKDAVGAKGLKYTMAISPYDCTGCGNCAQVCPAKEKALVMKPLATQIHKENTNWEYAMNVSPKPNPINKMTVKGSQFEKPLLEFSGACAGCGETPYAKLVTQLFGDRMMVANATGCSSIWGASAPSIPYTTNHKGQGPAWANSLFEDNAEFGLGMLLGVNAIREGIAENVKSVLNEAISPELKAALTEWLDKMNEGAGTRDRAEAVVAILEKEKGDDRLLNKIYDNKHFLVKRSQWIFGGDGWAYDIGFGGLDHVLASGEDVNVLVFDTEVYSNTGGQSSKSTPAAATAQFAAKGKMTRKKDLGMMAMSYGYIYVAQVALGADKNQTLKAIAEAEAYPGPSLIIAYAPCISHGIKLGMGSSHFETKRAVDAGYWSMYRYNPLLKDQDKNPFILDSKAPTANFKEFLEGEVRYTALQKQYPDIAEKLFAKTEQDAKERRENYERLAGK, from the coding sequence ATGGGAAGAAAAATGAAAACGATGGATGGTAATGCTGCTGCGGGGTATATTTCTTATGCTTTTACTGATGTTGCGGCGATTTACCCAATTACTCCATCATCGCCAATGGCAGAGTATGCCGATGAAATGGCTGCAAAAGGAAAGAAAAATATCTTCGGGCAAACAGTAAAAGTGATTGAATTACAGTCAGAAGCAGGAGCAGCAGGAGCAGTTCATGGTTCATTACAAGCGGGTGCACTTACAACTACTTATACAGCATCGCAAGGTTTATTGCTAATGATTCCCAATATGTATAAAATCGCAGGGGAATTACTACCAGCAGTATTTCATGTTAGTGCTAGAGCTATTGCGGCAAATTCCTTAAATATATTTGGTGATCATCAAGATGTAATGGCAGCTAGGCAAACTGGTTGTGCAATGCTTGCCGAAAGCAGTGTACAGGAAGTTATGGATTTAAGTGCAGTTGCGCATTTAGCCGCGATTAAAGGGAGAGTACCGTTTATTAATTTCTTTGATGGTTTCAGAACTTCACATGAAATTCAAAAAATTGAGGTGCTTGAGTATAACGAGCTGGGAAAACTTCTTGATATGGATGCTGTTGAAGCATTTAGAAAATCAGCATTAAATCCAGATCATCCAGTTTTGCGTGGAACAGCACAAAATCCAGATATTTACTTTCAAGAACGTGAATCTGTAAATAAATTTTATAATGCACTTCCAGAGATTGTTGAAGAATATATGGAAAAAATCAATGCAATTACAGGTAAAGATTATCATTTATTCAACTACTATGGAGCAAAAGACGCAGAAAATATTATTATTGCAATGGGATCAGTTTGTGAAGCGATTGAAGAAACTGTTGATTATTTAAGGGAAAAAGGAGAAAAAGTCGGACTACTAAATGTCCATTTATATCGTCCCTTCTCTATTGAACATTTCTTTAAATACTTACCGAAATCAGTAAAACGGGTAGCCGTTCTTGATAGAACAAAAGAACCTGGAGCCTTGGCAGAACCACTGTATTTAGATGTAAAAAATGCATTTTATAATACTGATATGCGTCCGATGATTATTGGCGGACGTTATGCATTAGGTGGCAAAGATATTACGCCTAGTCATATTGTTTCAATTTATGAAAATTTGAAACAAGAAAAACCAAAGGATAATTTCACAGTGGGAATAGTAGATGATGTAACGTTTACGTCTTTACCATTGCCAGAACATGATATTGATACTACTCCAGAAGGAACCGCGGCATGTAAGTTTTGGGGAATGGGTTCTGATGGTACAGTTGGTGCTAATAAAAGTGCAATCAAAATCATTGGTGATAATACCGATTTGTATGCACAAGCATATTTTGCTTATGATTCTAAAAAATCTGGTGGGATTACGATCTCGCATCTTCGTTTTGGAAAATCCCCAATAAAATCGCCTTATTTAATTCATAAAGCAGGTTTTATTTCTTGTTCACAACAAGCCTATGTAGATAAATATGATTTATTGGCTGGGCTTAAACCAAATGGAGCATTTTTATTGAATACCAGTTGGTCTAGAGAAGAATTAGAGCAAAATCTACCGTTAGCAATGAAACAGTATATTGCTAAAAATAAAATTAATTTTTATACAGTAAATGCAGTTGGTATTGCCCAGGAAATTGGGTTGGGTGGACGTTTTAATATGATTATGCAATCGGCTTTCTTTAAATTGGCTAATATTATTCCGATTGATATGGCAGTAAAGCATTTGAAAGATGCCGTTATTACTTCCTATGGAAATAAAGGAGAAAAAGTTGTCAATATGAACTGTGCGGCGATTGATCGTGGAATTGACAGTTTAGTTAAAGTAGAAGTGCCGGATAGCTGGGCTGATATAAAAATTCCAGAAATGAAGCGAAGAAATATTCCTGATTTCGTTAAAAATATTCTTGAGCCAATGAATCGTCAAGAAGGTGACAATTTACCAGTTAGTGCATTTCAGGGTATGGAAGATGGTACTTTCCCGCTTGGAACATCTGCATATGAAAAACGTGGAGCTGCAATTAAAGTTCCAGAATGGATTGTTGAAAATTGTATCCAATGCAATCAATGTTCTTATGTTTGTCCGCATGCAACGATTCGTCCGGCTTTACTTAATGAAGAAGAGGCGGCAAACGCACCTAAAGAGATGAGGTTAAAAGATGCTGTTGGAGCTAAAGGCTTGAAATATACGATGGCGATTTCTCCCTATGACTGTACAGGATGTGGAAATTGTGCACAAGTATGTCCAGCGAAAGAAAAAGCATTGGTAATGAAACCTCTTGCAACGCAGATTCATAAAGAAAATACAAATTGGGAATATGCAATGAATGTATCCCCTAAACCAAATCCTATAAATAAAATGACGGTAAAAGGAAGCCAGTTTGAAAAACCTTTATTGGAATTTTCCGGAGCTTGCGCTGGGTGTGGAGAAACCCCATATGCCAAACTGGTTACACAATTATTTGGTGATCGCATGATGGTTGCGAATGCAACGGGGTGTTCTTCTATTTGGGGAGCGAGTGCACCATCTATTCCATATACAACAAATCATAAAGGGCAAGGACCAGCATGGGCGAATTCATTATTTGAAGACAATGCGGAATTTGGCTTAGGGATGTTGCTTGGAGTGAATGCGATTCGTGAAGGGATTGCGGAAAATGTAAAATCAGTATTAAATGAAGCAATTAGTCCAGAATTGAAAGCTGCTTTGACAGAATGGCTGGATAAGATGAATGAAGGTGCAGGAACACGTGATCGTGCTGAGGCTGTAGTTGCGATTTTAGAAAAAGAAAAAGGTGATGACAGATTATTAAATAAAATCTATGATAATAAACATTTCTTAGTAAAACGTTCGCAATGGATCTTTGGTGGCGATGGCTGGGCTTATGATATTGGTTTTGGTGGATTAGATCATGTATTGGCATCAGGAGAGGATGTTAACGTCTTGGTATTTGATACGGAAGTGTATTCAAATACAGGTGGGCAATCCTCGAAATCAACGCCAGCGGCAGCAACCGCACAATTTGCAGCGAAGGGGAAAATGACGCGAAAGAAAGATCTCGGGATGATGGCAATGAGCTATGGTTATATTTATGTTGCACAAGTTGCGTTGGGGGCGGATAAAAATCAAACATTAAAAGCGATTGCAGAAGCAGAAGCATATCCGGGACCATCTTTAATTATTGCGTATGCACCATGCATTAGTCATGGAATAAAACTAGGGATGGGATCCAGTCATTTCGAAACTAAGCGTGCGGTAGATGCAGGATACTGGTCAATGTATCGTTATAATCCGTTATTAAAAGATCAAGACAAGAATCCGTTTATTTTAGATTCTAAAGCACCTACAGCAAACTTTAAAGAATTCCTTGAAGGCGAAGTTCGTTATACTGCATTGCAAAAACAATATCCTGATATTGCAGAAAAGTTATTTGCAAAAACCGAACAGGATGCGAAGGAACGTCGTGAAAACTATGAAAGATTAGCTGGTAAATAA
- a CDS encoding amino acid permease, which yields MNIFRKKSMEVLSQEASNTSLRRTLGAFDVIMLGVGIIIGTGIFVLTGVAAAQYAGPALMLSFVIASVTCAFVSLAYAELASMVPVSGSAYTYTYASMGEFLAWLVGWNLILEYSVGASAVAGGWSAYFVGLIKSAGIDIPLAITAVPADGGIVNLPAIIITLLMTYLLVLGIRESTTANKILVAVKFGAIFLFLFLAGPRVDVTNWQPFMPFGFAGVSAGAAVIFFAYLGFDSVATAAEETKNPKRDMPIGIIGSLIICTLLYILVSGVMTGVVHYELLDTAEPVTFVLRQLGYHFGSAIVGTGALAGLTTVLLVMMYAQTRAFYAISRDGLIPEWLCTIHPRFGTPHIITILVGLGVALISGFTPIHLVAEMCSSGTLFAFIIASIGVVVMRKKYPDAERPFKCPAVYVIAACAVISCAYVMLNLAFMTWVRFIAWSILGTIIYFVYGYSHSGLNHK from the coding sequence ATGAATATTTTTCGGAAAAAAAGTATGGAAGTTTTATCTCAGGAAGCTTCCAATACATCGTTAAGAAGGACGCTTGGCGCGTTTGATGTTATTATGCTAGGCGTGGGGATTATTATTGGAACGGGGATTTTTGTTTTAACTGGTGTAGCGGCGGCACAATATGCGGGTCCAGCTCTAATGCTATCTTTTGTAATTGCGAGTGTCACTTGTGCATTTGTAAGTTTGGCATATGCAGAGTTAGCTTCAATGGTTCCGGTTTCTGGTAGTGCTTATACATATACATATGCTTCAATGGGAGAATTTCTCGCTTGGCTAGTTGGATGGAATTTAATTTTAGAATATTCTGTGGGTGCTAGTGCTGTAGCTGGTGGATGGTCTGCTTATTTTGTTGGATTGATAAAATCGGCTGGCATTGATATCCCTTTAGCAATTACTGCAGTTCCGGCCGATGGCGGAATAGTGAATTTACCAGCGATTATTATTACTTTGTTGATGACTTATTTATTAGTTTTAGGAATTAGAGAAAGTACTACGGCAAATAAAATTTTAGTAGCTGTAAAATTTGGTGCGATTTTCTTATTTTTATTTCTTGCAGGTCCTAGAGTAGATGTAACAAATTGGCAACCATTTATGCCATTTGGTTTTGCTGGTGTTTCAGCAGGGGCAGCAGTTATTTTTTTCGCCTATTTAGGATTTGATTCTGTCGCAACAGCAGCAGAAGAAACAAAAAATCCTAAGAGGGATATGCCAATTGGTATTATTGGGTCCTTGATAATTTGTACGCTGCTATATATTTTGGTGTCAGGTGTTATGACGGGGGTTGTCCATTATGAATTACTTGATACAGCAGAACCGGTTACTTTCGTTTTAAGGCAACTTGGTTATCATTTTGGTTCAGCGATTGTGGGGACGGGTGCATTAGCAGGTCTTACGACTGTTTTATTGGTTATGATGTATGCGCAAACACGGGCATTTTATGCAATTTCACGTGATGGTCTCATTCCTGAATGGCTTTGTACAATTCATCCGCGCTTTGGAACACCTCATATCATTACAATTTTAGTTGGCTTAGGTGTTGCATTGATTAGTGGATTTACACCAATTCATTTAGTTGCTGAAATGTGTAGTAGTGGAACATTATTCGCATTTATTATCGCCTCAATTGGGGTTGTTGTGATGAGAAAAAAATATCCTGATGCAGAGAGACCTTTTAAATGCCCGGCAGTTTATGTGATTGCAGCTTGCGCAGTCATATCATGTGCTTATGTTATGTTGAATTTGGCATTTATGACATGGGTTAGATTTATTGCATGGAGTATATTAGGTACAATTATTTATTTTGTGTATGGTTATTCACATAGCGGATTAAATCATAAATAA
- a CDS encoding YetF domain-containing protein produces MEFHEVLRDTWQTALVFLSLLVFTRFLGKTQVGQLTFYEYISGITIGSIAGNIIAAEQEKFIPHFYDLILFVALTYLLSVTTIKNRYLRHIIEGSATIIIENGKILRDNMKSLRYDLDELNAQLRQQGILDISEVQFAIFETTGELSIIKKVQDQPVSKKDLNITPQEIQMPIELIMDGEIIHKNLVKQQISREWLDAQLQNQNIISPHEVMYAGLDSQGQFFLIKK; encoded by the coding sequence ATGGAATTTCATGAAGTATTACGCGATACGTGGCAAACAGCCCTCGTTTTTCTCAGCTTACTTGTCTTCACAAGATTTCTTGGTAAAACACAAGTTGGACAACTTACTTTTTATGAATATATCAGTGGCATCACGATTGGCTCTATTGCTGGTAATATCATTGCTGCCGAACAAGAAAAATTCATTCCCCATTTTTACGATCTAATTCTATTTGTCGCCTTAACTTATCTTCTTTCAGTAACTACAATAAAAAACAGGTATCTTCGTCATATTATTGAAGGGTCAGCAACAATTATTATTGAAAATGGAAAAATACTGCGCGACAATATGAAGTCTCTGCGTTATGACTTAGATGAATTAAATGCTCAATTACGCCAACAGGGGATTTTAGACATTAGCGAAGTACAGTTTGCAATCTTTGAAACTACAGGCGAGTTAAGTATAATAAAAAAAGTCCAAGACCAACCTGTAAGCAAAAAAGATTTAAACATCACACCACAAGAAATTCAAATGCCTATTGAGTTGATCATGGACGGTGAAATTATTCATAAAAATCTAGTAAAACAACAGATATCAAGAGAATGGCTAGATGCACAACTTCAAAACCAAAATATTATTAGCCCACATGAGGTAATGTACGCAGGTTTAGATTCACAAGGACAATTTTTTTTAATAAAAAAATAG
- a CDS encoding efflux RND transporter permease subunit: MNLTRFSIQRPIGITMIVLFFIVLGLFSYYRIGVELLPSLNTPYVTVSVDYPGASVESVEQQVIKPLEDALSSVPDLKHMTAEASSGNARIFLELDFSANADYSSIEATKKVNAIRGRLPDEVKEPVVMKRDMNDSPVIELAVLSDDSLSDMYSMVSNTFQERIQQASGVAEIEIYGGRAKEVSIDIDKDKMAFYHLSLDQIINKINSENELMPSGSVYTDTRKTDIRVTAQYQDAAEIEKIKVANNLGQNIPITAVANIKAQDARADRYGRVNGQDAISLAIYKNSDANIVATADEVLKKVSELEAEYPKYKFIVVTNSAEYVRNSLNNTLMTLIEGLCTTGLVLFLFLRGWRSTLTVMLAIPTSLISTFFVMYIAGFTFNMMSLMGMALCVGILVDDSIVVLENIYRHMNMGKESKLAAEEGRTEIGMAAIAITLCDVVVFLPIAFMTGMTGQFFRQFALTIVFATLFSLFVSYTLTPMLASRFFPNGIKMPVGKVWRWMDWLEESAVAKYERILKWSLSHAKKILTGALFLFVLAMSLFPLGIIGAEYMPKTDESSFEINVELPVGATVEQTDMVIARIENCVEQIPEVKHYLSRIGGKTANSGRIMVQTVDRKERSSSIWEIADEVRTFCKTEVTDATVRVTETQSSIAGVSSGGSRGGSGNSLQVELYSNNLDALVNTSYQVQDLFANISGVKDVRSSYTEGMPEMQLTLDREKLNYYNTSIGDVEKAFASAIAGKGAGVIANDAHNNDKDTDINVRFKGSDGFKRSDIERIPIYSSGRAIFLGDIAKIEEGVGPVTIRRVDKQRAINISVNPGDRTLNELMTEVKQALDRANLDKSISYKFKGAADRMMDTFTEMLQALFLSLILVYMLLAVLYESVLTPFIRMFSLPLGMIGSLLFLLITNNSINLYSLIGILVMDGLVAKNGTLLLDYTLTLMDRGMNAYDAIIEAGKVRLKPIFMTTLTMVVGMMPTALAMTEGSETRVSMAWVIIGGLLSSTIFTLLVIPIIFLFFEKIQLGAKINQWYKKIFS; the protein is encoded by the coding sequence AAAACCGCTTGAGGATGCTTTATCTTCCGTTCCAGATTTAAAACATATGACGGCAGAGGCATCGTCGGGGAATGCTCGAATTTTTTTAGAGCTGGATTTTTCAGCAAATGCAGACTACTCCTCCATTGAAGCGACGAAAAAAGTAAATGCAATCCGAGGTCGTTTACCGGATGAAGTAAAGGAACCTGTGGTAATGAAACGGGATATGAATGACTCTCCAGTGATTGAACTCGCGGTTTTATCTGACGACTCATTAAGTGATATGTATTCAATGGTGAGTAATACATTTCAAGAGCGGATTCAGCAAGCTTCGGGTGTAGCAGAAATTGAAATATATGGCGGGCGTGCTAAAGAGGTTTCAATTGATATTGATAAGGATAAAATGGCATTTTATCATTTGTCTTTAGATCAAATTATCAATAAAATTAATTCGGAAAATGAACTTATGCCGTCTGGTTCCGTATATACAGATACACGAAAGACGGATATCCGGGTAACTGCGCAATATCAGGATGCTGCTGAAATTGAAAAAATAAAAGTTGCAAATAATTTAGGGCAGAATATTCCAATCACAGCTGTAGCAAATATTAAAGCACAAGATGCCCGTGCCGACCGATATGGAAGAGTCAATGGGCAGGACGCAATTTCTTTGGCGATTTATAAAAATAGCGATGCGAATATTGTAGCGACTGCGGATGAAGTGTTAAAAAAAGTTTCCGAATTAGAGGCGGAATATCCTAAATATAAATTTATTGTTGTAACGAATTCGGCAGAATATGTGCGAAATTCGTTGAACAATACATTGATGACGCTAATTGAAGGTTTATGTACAACTGGGCTAGTATTATTCTTATTCTTACGTGGCTGGCGTTCAACACTTACTGTTATGCTTGCAATACCAACGTCGCTTATCTCTACTTTTTTTGTTATGTATATCGCTGGTTTTACCTTTAATATGATGTCATTGATGGGGATGGCTTTATGTGTAGGGATATTGGTTGACGATTCTATCGTTGTACTTGAAAATATTTATCGGCACATGAATATGGGGAAAGAGAGTAAGCTTGCAGCTGAAGAAGGAAGAACTGAGATTGGCATGGCGGCAATCGCAATTACACTTTGCGATGTTGTAGTATTTTTGCCAATTGCCTTTATGACTGGAATGACAGGACAGTTTTTTAGGCAATTTGCTTTGACGATCGTTTTTGCTACGTTATTTTCTCTGTTTGTTTCTTATACGCTCACGCCAATGCTAGCATCAAGATTTTTCCCAAATGGCATAAAAATGCCTGTAGGGAAAGTTTGGCGATGGATGGACTGGTTAGAAGAATCAGCCGTAGCAAAATATGAAAGAATTTTAAAGTGGAGCTTATCTCATGCAAAAAAAATTTTAACGGGGGCATTATTTCTCTTTGTTTTAGCAATGAGTTTATTTCCCTTAGGCATTATTGGTGCAGAATATATGCCAAAAACTGATGAAAGTAGTTTTGAAATCAATGTAGAATTACCAGTAGGTGCAACGGTTGAACAGACCGATATGGTAATTGCGCGAATTGAAAATTGTGTAGAACAAATACCGGAAGTAAAGCATTATTTATCGCGCATTGGTGGAAAAACGGCAAACAGTGGGAGAATTATGGTGCAAACAGTTGACCGTAAAGAGCGGTCGAGCAGTATTTGGGAAATTGCTGATGAAGTAAGAACATTCTGCAAAACAGAGGTTACGGATGCAACGGTAAGGGTAACGGAAACGCAGTCATCCATTGCTGGGGTATCCAGTGGTGGCAGTAGAGGTGGGAGCGGGAACTCTTTACAAGTCGAATTGTATAGTAATAATTTAGATGCGTTGGTAAATACTTCATATCAAGTGCAGGATCTTTTCGCAAATATTTCGGGTGTAAAAGATGTGCGCAGTTCCTATACGGAAGGAATGCCAGAAATGCAGCTAACACTTGATCGAGAAAAATTGAATTATTACAATACTTCAATTGGCGATGTGGAGAAGGCCTTTGCATCGGCGATTGCAGGAAAAGGTGCAGGTGTAATTGCCAATGATGCACATAATAATGATAAAGATACAGATATTAATGTTCGTTTTAAGGGCAGTGACGGGTTTAAACGCTCTGATATCGAGAGAATACCGATTTACTCCAGTGGCAGAGCGATCTTTTTGGGGGATATTGCAAAAATTGAAGAAGGTGTTGGTCCGGTTACAATTCGGCGTGTAGATAAACAACGTGCAATTAATATCAGCGTGAATCCAGGCGATCGCACGCTAAATGAATTGATGACAGAAGTAAAGCAGGCGCTGGATAGGGCAAATCTAGATAAAAGTATTTCCTATAAATTTAAAGGTGCAGCTGATCGTATGATGGATACCTTTACTGAAATGCTGCAAGCTTTATTTTTATCACTGATTCTCGTTTATATGTTATTAGCTGTTCTGTATGAATCTGTACTTACCCCATTTATTCGGATGTTTTCTTTGCCACTTGGCATGATTGGGTCATTGTTATTTTTGCTGATAACAAATAATTCAATCAATCTGTATTCGTTAATTGGAATTTTAGTGATGGATGGATTGGTAGCGAAAAATGGTACTTTATTACTAGACTATACCTTGACGCTTATGGATCGAGGAATGAATGCATACGATGCGATTATTGAGGCTGGTAAGGTAAGATTAAAACCTATTTTTATGACAACGCTTACGATGGTCGTTGGCATGATGCCGACAGCTTTAGCGATGACAGAAGGATCTGAAACTCGCGTAAGTATGGCATGGGTAATTATCGGAGGTCTATTATCTTCAACTATATTTACTTTGCTTGTTATACCAATTATCTTCTTATTTTTTGAAAAAATTCAGCTTGGCGCAAAAATTAATCAATGGTATAAGAAAATTTTTTCTTAG